In Hydrogenothermus marinus, a single window of DNA contains:
- the ilvN gene encoding acetolactate synthase small subunit, translating to MEEIKALKIRPQPKTVVRKHVIVVKVQHNVGVLSRITGLFAGRGYNIESLTVGMTHEPNIARITIVVNGDERVVEQIIKQLRKLIETLKVRDITDVPHIERELAIIKIHTADSATRDEIMRLVDIFRARVIDVSSDTYTVEITGKHSKIEAFIDLVRPFGIKDVARTGVLSVVRESQKNIDNI from the coding sequence ATGGAAGAAATTAAAGCATTAAAAATAAGACCACAACCTAAAACAGTAGTAAGAAAACATGTAATTGTAGTTAAAGTACAACATAATGTTGGAGTATTATCCAGAATTACAGGTTTATTTGCAGGTAGAGGATATAACATAGAAAGTCTTACTGTTGGTATGACCCATGAGCCAAATATTGCAAGAATAACAATTGTAGTTAATGGTGATGAAAGGGTTGTTGAACAGATAATAAAACAACTTAGAAAGTTGATAGAAACATTAAAAGTAAGAGATATTACAGATGTTCCCCATATTGAAAGAGAACTTGCAATTATAAAGATTCATACTGCAGATTCTGCTACAAGAGATGAAATAATGAGACTGGTTGATATATTTAGAGCAAGAGTTATAGATGTTTCTTCAGATACATATACTGTAGAAATAACAGGAAAGCATTCTAAAATAGAGGCATTTATAGATTTAGTTAGACCTTTTGGTATAAAAGATGTTGCAAGAACAGGGGTTTTATCTGTTGTCCGTGAATCTCAAAAAAATATTGATAATATTTAA
- the ilvC gene encoding ketol-acid reductoisomerase, producing MAKIYYDNDASLDVLKDKTVAIIGYGSQGHAHALNLKDSGINVVIGLYAGSRSIEKAKADGFEVLSPDDAAKKADVVMMLIPDTIQPEVYQTAILPNLDEGNALAFAHGFNIHFDQIIPPPYIDVFMVAPKGPGHLVRWQYEEGKGVPGLVAVHQDFTGKAKDIALAYAKGIGCTRAGLIETTFKEETETDLFGEQAVLCGGATALIKAGFETLIEAGYQPEVAYFECLHELKLIVDLIYQYGISGMRYSISDTARYGDVTRGERIYEAVKPIHKKILEEIQKGEFAKEWVLENVAGRPHFNALVKRDEQHPVEEVGRQLRKMMPWLEGKGL from the coding sequence ATGGCAAAAATTTATTATGACAATGATGCATCCTTAGATGTATTAAAGGATAAAACGGTAGCTATTATTGGTTATGGTTCACAAGGACATGCACATGCATTAAATTTAAAAGATAGTGGAATAAATGTTGTAATAGGACTTTATGCAGGTAGCCGTTCTATAGAAAAAGCTAAAGCAGATGGATTTGAAGTTTTATCTCCAGATGATGCTGCTAAAAAAGCAGATGTTGTAATGATGTTAATTCCTGATACAATCCAACCTGAAGTTTATCAAACTGCGATTTTACCAAACTTAGATGAAGGAAATGCACTTGCATTTGCCCATGGATTTAATATTCATTTTGATCAAATAATACCACCACCTTACATAGATGTATTTATGGTAGCTCCAAAAGGACCTGGACATCTTGTAAGATGGCAGTATGAAGAAGGTAAAGGTGTTCCTGGCCTTGTAGCAGTACATCAAGATTTTACAGGAAAAGCTAAGGATATAGCTCTTGCTTATGCAAAAGGTATTGGATGTACTAGAGCAGGCCTTATTGAAACTACTTTCAAAGAAGAAACAGAAACAGATCTTTTTGGAGAGCAGGCAGTTCTTTGTGGTGGAGCTACTGCATTAATAAAAGCAGGTTTTGAAACTTTAATAGAAGCTGGTTATCAACCAGAGGTTGCATATTTTGAATGTTTACATGAACTTAAACTTATAGTTGATTTAATATATCAATATGGAATATCAGGAATGAGATATTCTATATCTGATACTGCAAGATATGGTGATGTTACAAGAGGAGAAAGAATTTATGAAGCAGTAAAACCTATCCATAAAAAAATACTTGAAGAAATACAAAAAGGTGAGTTTGCAAAAGAATGGGTACTTGAAAATGTAGCAGGAAGACCTCACTTTAATGCTCTTGTAAAAAGAGATGAACAACATCCTGTTGAAGAAGTAGGAAGACAATTAAGAAAAATGATGCCTTGGCTTGAAGGAAAAGGACTATAA
- a CDS encoding CDP-alcohol phosphatidyltransferase family protein → MNFTSKRKALKKTYEPFGVLLAKSHITPNIITIISIILGVLSAYFFFIHKPFTGAMLLFFSGFFDLMDGVVARETDRASKFGAVFDWLADKFVDGFVLFAIGMAYSTPWITILAVVTNQLHTFIKPVVYSEIGFSERKKGKIDDPLEGIGFFGRPETMLTIIIFAIFEHFKIFGGLEFGFKVIAVLTILSLMQRIFYLYIKYNKQYD, encoded by the coding sequence ATGAATTTTACAAGTAAAAGAAAAGCTTTAAAAAAGACTTATGAACCATTTGGGGTATTGTTGGCAAAAAGCCACATTACCCCTAATATTATTACAATAATTTCTATAATTTTAGGAGTTCTTTCTGCTTATTTCTTTTTTATTCATAAACCTTTCACAGGTGCTATGCTTTTATTTTTTAGTGGATTTTTTGATTTAATGGATGGCGTAGTAGCAAGAGAAACAGATAGAGCTTCTAAATTTGGAGCAGTTTTTGACTGGCTTGCAGATAAATTTGTAGATGGCTTTGTATTATTTGCAATAGGAATGGCTTACTCAACTCCATGGATAACAATTTTGGCTGTAGTGACTAACCAACTGCATACATTTATAAAACCTGTTGTTTATTCAGAAATTGGATTTTCTGAAAGAAAAAAAGGAAAAATAGATGATCCTCTTGAAGGAATTGGATTTTTCGGAAGACCTGAAACTATGCTTACAATTATAATTTTTGCTATTTTTGAACATTTTAAAATATTTGGTGGATTAGAGTTTGGATTTAAAGTAATAGCAGTTTTAACTATTTTATCTTTAATGCAAAGAATTTTTTATCTTTATATAAAATATAACAAGCAATACGATTAA
- a CDS encoding 2,5-diamino-6-(ribosylamino)-4(3H)-pyrimidinone 5'-phosphate reductase, producing the protein MNRPYTIIVSEVTVDGKLTLRRGYSSKEIMQFMDEEATRYLHQIRAKVDGIMVGAETVRTDNPFLTVRYVEGKNPTRIIPTSRADIPLDANILQKHAPTIIITTEKAPEDKVKALEEKVEVIRCGEDKVDLIKMMDILYKKGIKNLMVEGGATLNWQLFKYGLVDEVRLIHMPFIIGGKDTPTLVDGEGFKSLDEVVKLKLRSHFLRGSHLITEWEVKFED; encoded by the coding sequence ATGAACCGTCCTTATACTATTATAGTTTCAGAAGTAACTGTTGATGGTAAATTAACTTTAAGAAGAGGATATTCTTCTAAAGAGATTATGCAGTTTATGGATGAAGAAGCAACAAGATATTTACATCAGATTAGAGCAAAAGTTGATGGTATTATGGTTGGAGCAGAAACAGTAAGAACAGACAATCCATTTTTAACAGTTAGATATGTAGAAGGTAAAAATCCAACAAGAATTATTCCAACTTCAAGGGCAGATATTCCTTTAGATGCAAATATTTTACAAAAGCATGCACCAACTATAATTATTACTACTGAAAAAGCACCTGAGGATAAAGTTAAGGCTTTAGAAGAAAAAGTAGAAGTTATAAGATGTGGTGAAGATAAAGTAGATTTAATAAAAATGATGGATATTCTATATAAAAAAGGAATTAAAAATTTAATGGTTGAAGGTGGAGCTACTTTAAATTGGCAACTTTTTAAATATGGATTAGTAGATGAAGTTAGATTAATACATATGCCATTTATAATAGGAGGAAAAGATACTCCAACTTTAGTAGATGGAGAAGGTTTTAAATCCTTAGATGAAGTTGTAAAACTAAAATTAAGATCACACTTTTTAAGAGGTTCCCATTTAATAACAGAATGGGAGGTAAAGTTTGAAGATTAA
- the moaD gene encoding molybdopterin converting factor subunit 1, translating to MKIKLLYFSSIKDKLKKSSEELEIKDNSSINDLINILKEKYPQISQNLDNVMFAVNEEYQDKEYILKDGDNVAVIPPVSGG from the coding sequence TTGAAGATTAAACTTCTTTATTTTTCTTCTATAAAAGATAAATTAAAAAAATCTTCTGAAGAGTTAGAAATAAAAGATAATTCTTCTATAAATGATTTAATAAATATATTAAAGGAAAAATATCCTCAAATTAGCCAAAATCTTGATAATGTAATGTTTGCAGTAAATGAAGAATATCAAGATAAAGAATATATTTTAAAAGATGGAGATAATGTGGCAGTAATACCACCTGTAAGCGGTGGATAA
- a CDS encoding AEC family transporter, whose translation MFESLLLSKNLFEVILFFSLGYFSRKTKFLPEETSDYLVKFIINIAFPALVIYNIYYLHITKNLLFIIISGWFVIFFSIFISYFIGKLLKLNKPSLATFIMMSTFGNTSFVGFPYLKAFLGEESLKYGVVFDQLASFLPVSLLSGFILAYGSGKKANIDIKKVITFPPFIALIFGFLVAQFPVPKFILNSLKDIGDTVIPLAIFSVGMNLKLSFALFEKRNVFFILLIKMIFVPLLVLTVLKISGINLSIQLKTFMLEISMPPMVLASILVINEKLNKDMAVSAVGIGIIISFITLPFIYYLMESI comes from the coding sequence ATGTTTGAATCTTTACTTCTTTCTAAGAATCTATTTGAAGTAATTCTTTTTTTTAGTCTTGGATATTTTTCAAGAAAAACAAAATTTCTTCCAGAAGAAACTTCTGATTATTTAGTAAAATTTATAATTAATATAGCATTTCCAGCTCTTGTAATTTATAACATATATTACTTACATATAACTAAAAATCTTTTATTTATTATAATTTCTGGCTGGTTTGTTATATTTTTTTCAATATTTATATCATATTTTATTGGGAAACTATTAAAACTTAATAAACCTTCTCTTGCTACATTTATAATGATGTCAACATTTGGAAATACTTCCTTTGTAGGTTTCCCTTATTTAAAAGCTTTTCTTGGTGAAGAAAGCTTAAAATATGGAGTAGTTTTTGATCAGCTTGCATCTTTTTTACCTGTTTCTTTACTTTCTGGATTTATTTTGGCTTATGGAAGTGGCAAAAAAGCAAATATTGATATAAAAAAAGTAATTACTTTTCCACCTTTTATAGCTCTTATTTTTGGATTTTTAGTAGCTCAATTTCCAGTTCCCAAATTTATTTTAAATTCTTTAAAGGATATTGGAGATACTGTAATCCCCCTTGCTATTTTTTCAGTTGGAATGAATTTAAAACTTTCTTTTGCTCTTTTTGAAAAAAGAAATGTTTTTTTTATACTTTTAATAAAGATGATATTTGTTCCTTTATTGGTTTTAACAGTCTTAAAAATTTCAGGAATTAATCTATCTATCCAATTAAAAACATTTATGTTAGAAATATCTATGCCTCCAATGGTTTTAGCATCTATTTTAGTTATAAATGAAAAGTTAAATAAAGATATGGCAGTTTCTGCTGTTGGAATTGGTATTATAATTAGTTTTATAACTCTTCCTTTTATTTATTATTTAATGGAGAGTATATAA
- a CDS encoding cysteine desulfurase family protein encodes MEIYLDGAATTRVFNEIVESLPTLTKRYYANPNSIHFAGQEVKNKIEKVRFLIAETLNLNYEDIIFTSGATESNNTVLKSLLFSNNEKDEIIVSPIEHKSVLVPIKFLAKNGYKIRFLNLNKNGLIDIDDLKSKISKKTALVAVIHGNNETGVIQDIESIGKICKEKEIPFFSDIVQTFLKEDINAEYIDFLSVSGHKINALKGIGFLYKGKDITPLLHGGGQEEGFRSGTQNTTGILSLGMAIEKWIENKEKYRNMLKKLRDNFEEKLKEKIPDIEIVSENTKRVSHISNIIFPKVDAQSMLLALSSKGVYVSSGSACSSGTPTPSHVLLAYGYSEEEALRSLRFSFDIFSTEEEVDIAVNIIYDTFKNLYELL; translated from the coding sequence ATGGAAATATACTTAGATGGTGCTGCTACAACAAGAGTTTTTAATGAAATTGTTGAATCATTACCTACCCTTACAAAAAGATATTATGCAAATCCAAACTCTATCCATTTTGCCGGACAAGAAGTAAAAAATAAGATAGAAAAAGTAAGATTTTTAATAGCAGAAACTTTAAATCTAAATTATGAAGATATAATATTTACTTCTGGGGCAACAGAAAGTAATAACACAGTTCTTAAATCATTGTTATTTAGTAATAATGAAAAAGATGAAATAATTGTATCTCCTATTGAACATAAATCAGTTTTAGTTCCAATAAAATTTTTAGCAAAAAATGGATATAAAATAAGATTTTTAAACCTAAATAAAAATGGCTTAATAGATATAGATGACTTAAAATCTAAAATAAGTAAGAAGACTGCTTTAGTAGCAGTAATACATGGAAATAATGAAACAGGGGTTATTCAAGATATAGAAAGCATAGGAAAAATTTGTAAAGAAAAAGAAATTCCATTTTTTTCAGATATAGTTCAAACTTTTTTAAAGGAAGACATAAATGCAGAATATATTGATTTTTTATCAGTTTCTGGACATAAAATAAATGCTTTAAAAGGAATAGGCTTTTTATATAAAGGAAAAGATATAACTCCTTTACTTCATGGTGGAGGGCAAGAAGAAGGCTTTAGAAGTGGAACTCAAAACACAACAGGAATATTAAGCTTAGGTATGGCAATAGAAAAATGGATAGAAAATAAAGAAAAATATAGAAATATGCTAAAAAAATTAAGAGATAATTTTGAAGAAAAATTAAAAGAAAAAATACCAGATATTGAAATTGTTAGTGAAAATACAAAAAGAGTTTCACATATATCAAATATTATTTTCCCAAAAGTTGATGCTCAATCAATGCTTTTAGCATTAAGTAGTAAAGGGGTTTATGTTTCTTCTGGTTCTGCTTGCTCAAGTGGAACACCTACTCCTTCTCATGTTTTACTTGCTTATGGATATAGTGAAGAAGAAGCTTTAAGATCTTTAAGATTTTCATTTGATATTTTCTCTACTGAAGAAGAAGTGGATATAGCTGTAAATATTATTTATGATACTTTTAAAAATCTTTATGAGCTTCTTTAA
- a CDS encoding flagellar biosynthesis anti-sigma factor FlgM → MDKKEIKKLLKEKLSDEDIEKLEEILLEENMQKKEKIEILKRLIKENKYNIDPEKVAEKILRFFETDQEN, encoded by the coding sequence TTGGATAAAAAAGAAATAAAAAAGCTTTTAAAAGAAAAATTATCTGATGAGGATATAGAAAAATTGGAAGAAATTCTTTTGGAGGAAAATATGCAAAAAAAAGAAAAAATTGAGATATTAAAAAGATTAATAAAAGAAAATAAATATAATATTGATCCTGAAAAAGTAGCAGAGAAAATACTTAGATTTTTTGAAACAGACCAAGAAAATTAA
- the tsaB gene encoding tRNA (adenosine(37)-N6)-threonylcarbamoyltransferase complex dimerization subunit type 1 TsaB: MILSIDTFSEVLGLALLDRENKVRFFVNYYKPKPFSESIITEIDRLFKEFEINKKDLKAIAVNKGPGAYTGLRIGITAAKIISYALSIDIYSYESLYTMAYRYKHFNGRIISTIYAGKGEVYIRKFISNGKDLKPLTENLLIKKKELDKYIDKDALIIQKNLNDLLQNAKALNTSLALDGLFLSLEKNLKENPFTLEPVYLRKA, encoded by the coding sequence ATGATATTATCCATAGATACTTTTTCTGAAGTTTTAGGTTTAGCTCTTTTAGATAGAGAAAATAAGGTAAGGTTTTTTGTAAATTATTATAAGCCTAAACCTTTTTCAGAAAGTATAATAACTGAGATTGATAGGCTTTTTAAAGAGTTTGAAATTAATAAAAAGGATTTAAAAGCAATAGCTGTAAATAAAGGTCCCGGTGCATATACTGGTCTTAGAATAGGTATTACAGCTGCTAAAATTATTTCTTATGCTCTAAGTATTGATATTTATTCGTATGAAAGCCTTTATACAATGGCATATAGATATAAACATTTTAATGGAAGAATAATATCTACCATTTATGCAGGAAAAGGGGAAGTTTACATTCGCAAATTTATATCTAATGGAAAAGATTTAAAACCTTTAACTGAAAATTTATTAATAAAAAAGAAAGAACTTGATAAATATATAGATAAAGATGCTTTAATTATACAAAAAAATCTAAATGATCTTTTACAAAATGCTAAAGCTTTAAATACTTCTTTAGCATTAGATGGCCTTTTTTTAAGTTTAGAAAAAAATCTTAAAGAAAATCCTTTTACTTTAGAACCTGTTTATTTAAGAAAGGCTTAA
- the gyrB gene encoding DNA topoisomerase (ATP-hydrolyzing) subunit B, producing the protein MTEEIKYSAEAIDVVEGLDHVRARPAMYIGDIGERGVHHLIWELVDNAVDEAMAGYAKNISVILHDDGSATVEDDGRGIPVDIHPKTGLPAVEMVFTKLGAGGKFSKKAYEYSGGLHGVGASVVNALSSWLVVEVYKDGKIYRMEFEKGKVIKPLTVVGETHKRGTKVTFKPDDEIFETTKFKYDTVSKRLRELAFLNPGVRFFAKDERKDLEDEFLYNEGIKDFVKVLNQAKDVLFDDVIYIKDKKNKVIVEVAFQYTKSYNEVIESFVNNVKTVEGGTHVAGFRAALTKSMNKTLSGMRLPKELKSGIRGEDLREGLTAVISVKVPEPQFEGQTKSKLGNQEVKNIVESVVSDYLMEYFDKNKDIATKIAEKAIEAAVAREAAKKAKEISRRKSFLEDTSLPGKLADCSEKDPEKCELFIVEGESAGGSAKQGRDRIHQAILPLKGKILNVEKARIDKILSNEEIRSIINAIGTGIGLQTEEGEEGFDLSKLRYHKIILMADADVDGSHITTLLLTLFYRYFPQIIENGFLYIAQPPLYRLKKGRTTIYVKDDEELAKIIIDLALDEIEFKDLKITRSQIKDIIKKAKEYYEIFKNITKKRNPNVIRSLLELKINEEDLLNESKVKEIVEKLKEKISDFEIWYEQDQLEGDFDIIFEKKEKFGLLTIRIDTEFLTSYAYRRLIELNKEIKEKLGDFPIEILHKGNLKIIDSIENLYETVWDIGFSGVELQRYKGLGEMNPEQLWETTMNPKTRRLLQVTIEDAALADEVFSILMGEKVEPRKEFIMKYAKEVRNLDV; encoded by the coding sequence ATGACAGAAGAAATAAAGTATAGTGCAGAGGCTATAGATGTTGTAGAAGGTCTTGATCATGTAAGAGCAAGACCTGCAATGTATATTGGAGATATAGGAGAAAGAGGAGTTCACCATCTTATATGGGAACTTGTTGATAATGCAGTAGATGAAGCAATGGCAGGTTATGCCAAAAATATATCTGTAATACTTCATGATGATGGTTCAGCTACAGTTGAAGATGATGGTAGAGGAATTCCTGTGGATATCCATCCAAAAACAGGGCTTCCTGCAGTAGAAATGGTATTTACAAAACTTGGAGCAGGTGGTAAGTTTTCCAAAAAAGCTTATGAATATTCAGGTGGTCTTCATGGTGTAGGTGCATCTGTTGTTAATGCTCTTTCAAGCTGGCTTGTTGTTGAAGTATATAAAGATGGCAAAATTTACAGAATGGAGTTTGAAAAAGGAAAAGTTATTAAACCTTTAACAGTGGTAGGAGAAACCCATAAAAGAGGAACAAAAGTTACATTTAAACCAGATGATGAAATATTTGAAACTACAAAATTTAAATATGATACAGTTTCAAAAAGACTTAGAGAGCTTGCTTTCTTAAATCCGGGAGTAAGATTTTTTGCAAAAGATGAAAGAAAAGATTTAGAAGATGAATTTTTATATAACGAAGGTATTAAAGATTTTGTAAAAGTATTAAATCAAGCAAAAGATGTTTTATTTGATGATGTTATCTATATAAAAGATAAAAAAAATAAAGTAATTGTTGAAGTTGCTTTCCAATATACAAAAAGCTATAACGAAGTAATTGAAAGTTTTGTAAACAATGTAAAAACTGTAGAAGGTGGAACACATGTAGCAGGATTTAGAGCTGCTTTAACAAAATCAATGAATAAAACCCTTTCAGGAATGAGACTTCCTAAGGAACTGAAAAGTGGAATTAGAGGTGAAGATTTAAGAGAAGGGTTAACAGCTGTAATATCTGTAAAAGTACCGGAACCACAGTTTGAAGGACAAACAAAATCAAAACTTGGAAATCAAGAAGTAAAAAATATAGTTGAAAGTGTAGTTTCTGATTATTTAATGGAATATTTTGATAAAAATAAAGATATTGCTACAAAAATTGCAGAAAAAGCTATAGAAGCGGCAGTTGCAAGAGAAGCAGCAAAAAAAGCAAAAGAGATCTCAAGAAGAAAATCATTCTTAGAAGATACCTCTTTACCAGGAAAACTTGCAGACTGTTCAGAAAAAGATCCAGAAAAATGTGAGCTTTTCATAGTTGAGGGAGAAAGTGCAGGAGGTTCAGCAAAACAAGGAAGAGATAGAATCCATCAAGCAATACTTCCATTAAAAGGTAAAATCTTAAATGTAGAAAAAGCAAGAATAGATAAAATACTTTCTAATGAAGAAATAAGATCAATAATAAATGCTATAGGAACAGGTATAGGACTACAAACAGAAGAAGGAGAAGAAGGTTTTGATTTATCAAAACTTAGATACCATAAAATAATTCTTATGGCAGATGCTGATGTAGATGGTTCGCATATTACAACTCTTCTTCTAACTTTATTCTATAGATATTTTCCACAAATTATAGAAAATGGGTTCTTATATATTGCTCAGCCACCTCTTTATAGATTAAAAAAAGGAAGAACTACCATATATGTAAAAGATGATGAAGAACTTGCAAAAATAATTATAGATTTAGCATTAGATGAGATTGAGTTTAAAGATTTAAAAATTACAAGGTCACAAATAAAAGATATTATCAAAAAAGCAAAAGAGTATTATGAGATATTTAAAAATATAACTAAAAAAAGAAATCCAAATGTTATAAGAAGCTTATTAGAGTTAAAAATAAATGAAGAAGATTTACTAAATGAAAGCAAAGTAAAAGAGATAGTAGAAAAGCTAAAAGAGAAAATATCAGATTTTGAGATATGGTACGAGCAAGATCAGTTAGAAGGAGATTTTGATATTATTTTTGAGAAAAAAGAAAAGTTTGGCCTTTTAACAATAAGAATTGATACTGAGTTTTTAACATCATATGCATATAGAAGATTAATAGAGCTAAATAAAGAGATTAAAGAAAAGTTAGGAGATTTTCCTATAGAAATTTTACATAAAGGAAACTTAAAAATAATAGATAGTATTGAAAATCTTTATGAAACTGTATGGGATATTGGATTTTCTGGAGTTGAGTTACAAAGGTATAAAGGTCTTGGAGAAATGAATCCTGAACAATTATGGGAAACAACAATGAATCCAAAAACAAGAAGATTACTTCAAGTAACAATAGAAGATGCTGCATTGGCAGATGAAGTATTTTCAATATTAATGGGAGAAAAAGTAGAACCAAGAAAAGAGTTTATTATGAAATATGCAAAAGAAGTTAGAAATTTAGATGTTTAA
- the dnaN gene encoding DNA polymerase III subunit beta — protein MKIIIDKTDLQNILKKAISATEKKSALPILSNFLLKAEDNKLIIEATDLETHIRLSVFTQVEEEGSACVNAKRLTDISRLLPTDKVNISLEGNTLKIKSGKTKYSLPTANVEDFPQMKEFPEDLSFIISGDEIQNAIRKTLYCVSKEESRYAIQGVLLKSRDDKIDFVATDGHRLALYTVEKTGNIENPVEAIIPQKALNELRKLLTGMEDVKIAVEEQYIFFKTPEWILMSRLLEGAFPDYTKVFPSEFTAEILLDKKQLIDAVKRVSAVIEGDTKPVKFILNDNKLTLRSFSQEYGEAVDEIDIDYQGDEFVIGFNAKYVIDAVEPIDEEKFCMKFTNPKGQTVVQPIENEKYKAIIMPMDID, from the coding sequence TTGAAGATAATAATAGACAAAACAGATTTACAAAATATACTAAAAAAAGCCATCTCTGCTACAGAAAAAAAATCAGCTCTTCCTATATTATCAAACTTTCTTTTAAAGGCTGAAGACAATAAACTAATAATAGAGGCTACAGATCTTGAAACTCATATAAGGCTTTCTGTGTTTACTCAAGTAGAAGAAGAAGGTTCTGCATGTGTTAATGCAAAAAGACTTACAGACATATCAAGATTACTTCCTACAGATAAAGTTAATATAAGCTTAGAAGGAAATACATTAAAAATAAAATCAGGTAAAACTAAATACTCTTTACCTACAGCTAATGTAGAAGATTTTCCTCAAATGAAAGAATTTCCAGAAGATTTATCATTTATTATTTCAGGAGATGAGATCCAAAATGCCATAAGAAAAACCCTTTATTGTGTTTCAAAAGAAGAAAGTAGATATGCTATTCAAGGAGTTTTATTAAAAAGTAGAGATGATAAAATAGATTTTGTTGCTACAGATGGTCATAGATTAGCCCTTTATACAGTAGAAAAAACAGGTAATATAGAAAATCCTGTTGAAGCTATAATCCCTCAAAAAGCTTTAAATGAATTAAGAAAACTCTTAACAGGAATGGAAGATGTAAAGATAGCAGTAGAAGAACAGTATATATTTTTTAAAACACCAGAATGGATATTAATGAGTAGACTACTTGAAGGAGCATTCCCTGATTATACTAAGGTATTCCCTTCTGAATTTACAGCAGAGATTTTATTAGATAAAAAGCAGCTAATAGATGCAGTAAAGAGAGTATCTGCAGTTATAGAAGGAGACACTAAACCTGTTAAATTTATACTAAATGATAATAAATTAACATTAAGAAGTTTTTCTCAAGAATATGGAGAAGCAGTAGATGAAATTGATATAGATTATCAAGGAGATGAATTTGTAATTGGTTTTAATGCCAAATATGTAATAGATGCAGTAGAGCCTATAGATGAAGAAAAATTTTGTATGAAATTTACAAATCCAAAAGGACAGACTGTAGTACAGCCTATTGAAAATGAAAAATATAAGGCAATAATTATGCCTATGGATATAGATTAA